The sequence below is a genomic window from Trichosurus vulpecula isolate mTriVul1 chromosome 5, mTriVul1.pri, whole genome shotgun sequence.
AGGGTTGTTGGGTTCAAATGAGATCAGTTATTGCATAATGGCACTATGGAAGCAATGCTGACTCTGGCGTCAGAGCACCTGGTTCCCATCCCAGCCTGGCTGACCCAAGGTCATTTCCTCGACTTCTCTTGGCGTCAGTTTGTAAATGGAAAAGTTTGGAGGAGATGACCTCATTGATGTAAACTAACTATGCACATTTTGTGTAGTCTGAGTTCATGTTAAAAATGTTACAAATATTTATCTGAAATTTTTGGATATACtctgttcttttattttcaaaacttTTGTATTTATGAATAAATTGCACATTTTTTTTACAGAGACATGTGACCCAATCTGGGGGTAACAGGAAATTCAAGTGCAcagaatgtggaaaagctttcaagTACAAACACCACCTTAAGGAGCACTTGAGGATCCACAGCGGTAAATACAGGGCTTGTCTCCATGCAGCCGGGGGTGAATATGCTTATTACAAACTGGGTATTAAGTGATACAAGCATGGCTCTCCCAATGTAGAGTAATTAAATGTACCAGATAGGACAAAGACAGGATGGGCCTAAAATGACTGATTTCTTGAAGAAATAGCACAGAAATCCTACTTCCAAGTGAAAATTGCCTCTCACACTAGTCACTTTAAGAGACTGTATAACACAGGCCAAGCAATGGAGACACAGTTAGAGGTCTCTGAGCTCCAGGAGTGGTGACCAGGGAAGGGCAGTGTGGTCTGGGAAGACCCAGGGATGGTGGGTGGAGTGAGAAGAGGCCTCTCTACTCACTGGATTTTGGTTCCCAGAGCAACAAGTGGAAAGTatgttggggaaggggaggggttgTGGAGTAGTGTAAGCCTGGGGTAGAAGAAGGCACATGAAGGTCACTAAGGTGAATGGCTGGCCTGCCCATGTGAGATGAGGACCATTCACAGTCAGCACAGCTCAACCCCAGGGCAGGAACTCTAAAACTGAGTGGATTAAGTCCCCTAGGACATGATGTCTGGCGCTCCAGTGAGTAGCTTGCCAGAGTAGAGAGAGATTGGTCAGGATGGATGGGATGTAAGCACGATCTGGTCAGTCTGGAGACAGCGTGGTGCACTGGGCCATATGTGAGTCTGCATTCACCAATAAGAACATCTCAGCCCCAGAGCAAGAGTTTTGCCTAATTTCAGCATATATTTGTCCTTTGAGggtgaatttgatttttaaaaacagtgaAACATCACTCAAAACCATATCTGATGAATAAAGTGATTTGTTGtcgagtcatttttcaatcatgtctgactctttgtgaccccatttgaggttttcttggcagagacactagagtggtttgccatttccttttccagctcctttttcagatgaggaaactgaggcaaacagggtacaGTGAGGTGccacaggtcacacagctggtatgtgtctgaggctacatgTGAACTCAGTTCTGTAACCCTCACTGCACCACAAAATTGGAGGGGAACTCAAAAGCTCCCTGATGCTAGACAATGCGGCCTTTTGACATTATGGTTAATATAGAACCTCCCATCATCGCTACTTTGAAAGGTAATATTTATTTGGATGTATAAAGTCTGAGATGTTGGGTTTTTTATAAAACAGCTTCAGTCTCATTTAATCACATCTTCTGTATAATAATTTTTATACTCACAAGTAAGTCCTGCCTTAAGAAATCTTATAGACAAAAACCCAAACCTAATCGAATTGAAATCTGTGTCATTatttgtatttcaatagaattccTTAAAAGAGCACTTTCCATTTAAGTATGTGTTTGTTATAGACCATTAACTGCTTGCAAAAAATTTGATGATATTCCCAGTCCCCTAAGAGAAACTTAGAGCTAAAGTATTAGAAGCCTCTGAATTAAAGAGCATTCGGAAACGaactgaaaaatggctctgaagcgATCAGGTGACTCAGTGGGGGACAAAATCACTAGGAATTTTTCAGAAGCAAAATTATTTGGTAAAGCCAAGTATTCTGTTGACATGAAGAGTATGCATTTTTCCCTGCTTAACAAATGTCTCATTGACAGCATTGATGTACATTAAGTTAATACATGACACAGTACAATGGTCCCAGTGAGAAGATAATAAATCATAGATTTACTcaagaaaatctaagaatttttCTGCTTAACATTTACCTTGTTAcctttcttttacaaaatgaacaAGGTGTTGAGAAAATGGGGAGCATAGATTAAATGGGAAGATAGAGATACAAGTTgaatgaggaatgaaaaaatggaaatgaacctgagaaagaagaaattggaACCCTTGAAGAGGTAGAATCAATTAAAGGACCAATAAGGCAGTATCACCTGTGTGATTTTACTTCAGTTAGCTGCTTGAGTGAAAAATAGACCCACAATGCCTTGTATTTGTTTATCAAGTGTTTCCTAGTGGGAACAATAATAACAGGCATTTGtgcagcactttaaagtttacagaatGCTTCACATATCTCTCATTTtatctgcacaacaaccctggtagggaGGTGCTATTGTGGCAGACAAAGGCTAAGGAAATTGTGCAAGGTcaaatatctagtaagtgtctgaggctggatttgaactccgatgttcctgtctccaggtccggCACTCCGTCCACGGCACCACCTCACAAAAACTTAATTAGAAAGTTTAATGGTATCCCACTTGGCAGTTAACAATCTGATGGTAGGCCCCTGGGGAACTGGACACAATTCTATTCATATTAACTGGGTCTTgggaaattttaaagaaaaaataattgttaGCTAATGATTAGAAAAGtggttttatttagtttttagtttggggttttttttttgtattaaacCTGTGCTGTCTCTGATGTTGAACGTGAACCCAAGTCCTGCCCTACCAAGTCCTGCCCCGCAtcctctgtctcccctctctcttgACTGTCCCTTTGCTACAGCTAGTTCAGTGACTATAAAAtgttgagtgtgtattttatcctATTGAAAATTTACAGCTAGATAACTGACTCTAGCATTTTTCCTTGCTATAGGTATCTggcttcattttagaaatgaagttcTAAAAATGTTCAGGGTATTGAGTGTTACATATAAAACATAGTGTTCATTTTACAGGTTTTTATACCCCAGGCCTAAGACTCTTGAAAATTGATTtagttattcttattttacattatCTGGTAGAGTGGCATGGggcttccttcctttcatagaaAACAGTACTATTTACCTTTATGATCCCTTGTGAGGGATACTATAGAAAGGATCCCTCACTgaagttctaaggtcccttccaatactAATTTATAGAATTCTTTAGAATTAGTGGGAGACCAGATAACATTTCTGAGGATATCATTTGCAGTCATATGTTCTTGAATTGTAATTTTAAcatagaaattttctttttaatttaaagttacttttaaTTTCTCAGTGAGAGGAAAACTGTACTTTGTCTTTATATGATGTGGTTGATGCAAGTTTCAGATCATAAATACTACTTAAGCCTATGAGAAATAGCAGGTGAGAGACCGTGTGGCTTAGCGTGGAGGgagtagagtcaggaaaatctgggtttaagACCTAGCTCTGATAGACAAGCTAGGTTACCAGCAAGTCACAGAACTTCTCAATGCTGGAGCAGCTCTGTAAGACAATAATTTGCGGAGTAGGTGCTAATCTATACTGGGAGAGAAGAGTTTCCTCATCCTAAGGCtcccataccagtgaaatcatgggtctagcccagggagaagagagagagagcaagcgtgtgtatgtgagtgtgtgagagagagagagagagagagagagagagagagcgtgtgtatgtgggtgtgtgtgagtgagagagagagagatttattaaATTTTCTATATTAGAGTTACAGAGGTTGTGTTCCGTTTGTTTCTTTTGGTGGGCAGTCCTCTGAAGGTAACCTTGTACAGTTTTGAAGTTTGTCAGGTAAGGTTGAATATTCAAGTTGTAAAAACATCAGCCAGGTTTCCTCTGTCCTTCCCTTCCCCGCCCCCAGCCCCCAACCTAGGGTTAATTCCCCCTTAAATTGACTGGCTTGAGATAAGTAAATTGTGTAGAGACGATTAGCTAGAATAATGAAAACTATCGACTTGAAAGATTCTAAAGTTGGACCAGAACACTAAGGGGAGATGATTTTGGCCTCTATAATTAACTCTGGTTGATTTTTAAGGAGTACGATCAGATATATGAAAACACACTTTATCTGTAAAAACATTTAGTGCAAACTGAGACTTCCTAAGTATCTGTGATGTTTCTATAGCTTTCttgtaaatgtaaaatatgtattttaaatacaAGCATAACATACTCCGTGTCCTCTTTTGAAGGGCCGTTTGCTTTGGAAACAATTAAACTCTGTGGACTGCTCTTTCATAATGCAGTGactgtctttttgttgttgtttaggagAGAAGCCATATGAATGCCCAAACTGCAAGAAACGTTTTTCCCATTCTGGTTCCTATAGCTCACACATCAGCAGTAAAAAATGCATCGGTTTGATGCCTGTGAATGGCCGGTCAAGATCCGGGCTCAAGCCCTCACAGTgctcctccccttctctgtcgGCATCACCGGGCAGTCCTGCGAGGCCTCAGATACGGCAGAAGATTGAAAACAAGCCCCTGCAAGAACAACTTCCAGTAAACCAAATTAAAACGGAACCTGTGGATTATGAATTCAAACCCATCGTGGTTACTTCAGGAATCAACTGTTCAGCCCCGTTACAGAATGGGGTTTTCAGTGGCGGTAGCCCCTTACAAGCTACCAGTTCTCCTCAGGGTGTGGTGCAAGCTGTTGTCCTCCCAACAGTAGGTTTGGTGTCTCCCATAAGTATTAACTTGAGTGATATTCAGAATGTACTCAAAGTGGCAGTAGATGGTAATGTAATACGGCAAGTTTTGGAGAACAATCATGCCAACCTTGCATCCAAAGATCAAGAAACAATCAGCTCGCCAACCATACAGTCAGGTGGCCATTCCCTCATTTCCGCTATCAGTCTTCCTTTGGTTGACCAGGATGGAACAACCAAAATCATCATCAACTATAGCCTTGAACAGCCTGGTCAGCTTCAGGTGGTTCCCCAGAATCTGAAAAAGGAAAGCTCAGCCCCCACCAATAGTTGCAAAAGTGAAAAGTTGCCGGAAGACCTTACAGTGAAGTCTGAGAAGGATAAGCACTTTGAAGGGGGCGCCGATGACAGCACTTGCCTTCTGTGCGAGGACTGCCCAGGAGATCTGAACGCACTTCCAGAGCTAAAGCACTATGACCCAAAGCAGCCTGCTCCGCCTGCTCAGCCCAGTGCCCCCGAAGCTGAGAAGTCCGAGCCCCCTGCCCCGGCAGACCCCGGAGAGGGCCGCCTGTCTCCCAGTCAGCCACCCCTAAAAAacctcctgtccctcctcaaagcGTACTACGCTCTAAATGCACAGCCGAGCGCAGAAGAGCTTTCCAAAATCGCAGACTCGGTAAACCTGCCCTTGGAGGTCGTGAAAAAGTGGTTTGAAAAGATGCAAGCTGGACAGATTTCAGTGCAGTCTTCGGAGCCGTCCTCCCCCGAACCAGGCAAAGGGAACGTTCCCGCCGATGACGGTGATCCGCCAGGACCCGCCAACACCGACGAACCCCAGGACAGCACCACGCCTTCAGAGAGTCCCAGCAAGGTGACAAAGTCTCCCGTTTTGCCGGCGGGGTCAGCTCTGAACAGCTCCAGAAGTCGCACACCATCCCCATCGCCACTCAACCTTTCTTCATCCCGAAACACACAGGGTTACTTGTACACGGCAGAAGGGGCCCCTGAAGAGCCACAAGTCGAACCTCTTGATCTTTCACTACCAAAGCAACATGGAGAATTGTTGGAGAGATCCACCATCACTAGTGTTTACCAGAACAGTGTTTATTCTGTCCAGGAAGAGCCCTTGAACTTGTCATGTGCAAAAAAGGATCCGCTGCCGAAGGACAGTTGTGTGACAGACTCAGACCCAGTTGTAAATGTGATCCCACCAAGTGCCAACCCCATAAATATCGCCATCCCCACCGTCACTGCCCAGCTGCCCACAATCGTTGCCATCACTGACCAGAACAGTGTTCCGTGCTTACGAGCACTCGCTGCCAATAAGCAGACCATCCTGATTCCCCAGGTGGCATATACGTATTCCACTACGGTCAGCCCTGCAGTCCAAGAAGCGCCTGCAAAGGTGACCCAGCCTAATGGAAATCAGGTAACCAGCAGACGGCTGAGCATGGACGGGTTTTCTTGTGTGTCCTATCACAGTTTATACTACACTGTGAAAGTAGGTGTTTGGGAGGAAGGTATCAGATAAGAAGGAAATACTCCTATTTCAGCTTTGTAGGATGTTTTTAAGTGTTAGGAAGCCCTCAAACTTAGTGATTAGGGGAAATTTATGAAGGTTAATTGATACCTCCAGTGTGTCGGATAGGTGCTCTGGGAATGATCTATGGGAGGACAGGAGAACAGCCATTTCGGAGGATAAATGGCATGGATGGGTGTGGCATGGAAGGCAGCCTACCGAGAGAGAAGGTCATAGGTCATCTGGTAAAAAAGACACACACATTCATAGCTAAAAACCCAACTCTGTCAAATGTGACTAAGAATATgtcaaaaacaaattaattacatttttgttttaatactTCTGTTCCCAAAATTAAGAAAGAGGTTCCTCCTCAATTAAAACCATTAATAAATGAAAGTGTATTGTGTTTCACACCAGAGACCAAGGCTCAGCAAGTGTTTTCATGCGCTAACCTGTGTAACAGAAGGCCTTAAGCAAACAATAATTATCCTTGGTAACATAAAGATCCATAGAAAGATAACTAATGAATTTGCTCGTTATTCTTACCAGCCCTGGGCATTAGGCAGTGTTCAGTTACAGTTAATATGTATCAAGAAAATGTGCATTCACACCAATGGAGAGCACCTCCGTGCTGCTAAACAGGGCATGTGTCCTCCCAGAGCTGCCCTGGGCTAAGTGGCTGGGATCCTTCCTGGGATCaggcttctttctcctcttctgtaGGAACCCAGACTGCAGCATCTCCTATCTCAGCCTGTTTCTGATTCAGAAGAAACATCACAGGTTTTCAAGTAGCCATTTTGTCCTGCCTTTCAGAATAGATACCACAAGTCCTATAGGATTTATAAATTACAGGAAAGGAATTGTTTTATGATGAGAAAACCATTCCAGAGCATTTCCCCATGGCCCTCCATTTGTGCACTGTCACATTAAAAGATGTGCCCGGCCCACTGACCATGACTAATCACCTGACTAGATGATAGGAAAATCACACTGTATGAACCTCTACTTAGATTCAGTACTATAGAAGAAGGCTGACATGAAGAGTATATTGTAAACctctttgtgttttgtttttccatggcTCGTGATATCAttgaattttagaaatgaaattagCTTTAAGATGATCCGGTTCAAAGCTGCGTTTTACAGCTGAACGGACGCTGGTCCACCAAGGTTAAGTGAGATGTTTGCCCAAGGTTACGGATGCTATAACCATTCCATCCAGCCACAGAATGTAAAACTAATCAGCTCCACTCAGCATTATTTGGCCTTTATCATGAGAATCAAGATGAAAGTAACTGAAGAGTAAATCAAGGAACACATGAATAGTTTTGGAATGACCCTTTGTCATCcagtttggggtttccttggcaaagatactggagtggtttgccatttccttctccagctcattctgcacatgaggaaactgaagcaaacagggttaagtgacttgcccagggtcacgcagctaggaagtgtctgcggcctggtttgaactcaggaagatgtcttcctgactgcaggcctggtgctctatccactgcacccactTAGCTGCCCGTTATAGCTGTATGCATTCTTTTATAATGATACACTGTGCCACTATGGTCTATTATGTAACAACATAATCATCATATAATTATAtcagtaatatataataattccAATTATAGAAGTATAATATTCTACAAACTGTTGGGATTATTACAGATAGAATAGGAAGTAGACTGTGATTTTGTTAACATAGGGACTCTTCcctgatgaagaaactccctgtCCCAGTACAGGTGTACGCCATCCTAGAGCGCTACCTCGggccagtcacacagccagcttgTGTCAGGGATAGGACTGGAAACCAGGTCTTCCAGATCTCTGTCAGCCACATGGTGCTGTCTCTTTTATATATTGTAAACATTTGTGATTTTTACAGCAAAATCCTTAAGGccaagccaaatggaaaagcctTTTCTTCAGGCCTCATTctaaatatttctcttctttacCAGTACATGACAGGTCTGTGATCAAGGTGTAATGTTACCCACCTAGCAAACTTTCCATCCCCAAAGACAAGAGACAGCCCTTATTCACCAAGACTAAAAGAACCAGGAATCAGGCCACCACTAACTGCTTTTAGTAATAATGACTAGCCTAAGGATTCTCTTTTTAATGTCCTCCGTAGTCCTTAATATCCTGGGATGGTCAGTTTGGCTTTGGCCCAGCTCAGAATAGGAACCAGGAGCAGAGAAAGTTGGGAAATTGTGTTGGGCCTTCTTCACCTTGCACTGTTCTACATGTTACATTAGCAAATAATATCATGCTCATGGTATTGCTGGCCATTCTAGTCTTAAATCAAATGTCACAAggttattatataataaaatgaatCATAAATCTGGATAATTAGTGAAAAGGCCTTTTGCAGATAAATGGTTCCAAGCAATCAGATGGCATACCAAAAAATTAGCATCTTGAAAATGTGTCATTTGTGCAAACGTGGTTGGGAAGTGGTTTTCAAATGTTTTGAGgctgtaaaatgttttcctgCTTTCCATCCCTGCAATCCTGACATTACCCTCAAACCTAAAGAGTCATCAGATGTGGATCTCACATGATGCTTGGTTCCAGCCCCCCACCTGGGAATACCTGGGATGGGACTGTGTACGACAAACTGTTTTGTTGGCCaagattggggggagggaagctGTTGGTTTTAAGTGTTTGGATTTAATAGCTTTTATGCCAGTTCATTGAAAATATAAACCAACTCTTTCATTCTTAGAAATATTCCCTCTGTACCCCTGTCTTGggactttgtttttaaatttgtcCACTTTCCCCCTgttgctttcattttacaaaaattcctattgcatacatacatgtttgtgtgtgtgtgtgtgtgtttaatttatCCACTTTTCCCCCATAGGATGAAAGGCAAGACACTAGCTCAGAAGGAGTATCAAATGTGGAGGATCAGAATGATTCTGATTCTacaccaccaaaaaagaaaatgcgGAAGACAGAAAATGGAATGTATGCCTGTGATTTGTGTGATAAGATATTCCAGAAAAGCAGTTCACTATTAAGACATAAATATGAACATACAGGTATGTTGGTGATTCCTATCCGTGTTACCCTGAAAAAGCTCTGTGACCCAATGTGCTATGAAGATGCTGAATTTTAAAAACCACACCCAGTGTCACCTGCTGGCCCTCCCTCACTCTGATCTCATAGTGTCTCCCTGTTCTGACTGTCTGCTCTTTCAATAACTTTGAGAAGAATCCATTCATGAAGTAGTTGAGaagactttgtatttgttttctcattCCTAGAAGCTTTCACAGCACTTGATCCTTTGGTCTCAAGGGTTTTACTGGAGTAAGATGGGCTTCTAGGTTCCCTGGCCCCTGTAGAGCCGGCAGGGATCCTGTCCTCATCAAGTCTCCCAGGCTTCCTGAGCAGCACCGCTCTGTAGGGCTCCCGTGCAAGCAGACTTTGTATAAAGTTGCCCGAGTACCTTATTTTGCTATAATAACATTCATCAGTTGCCCATTTATAACATTATTCCTGTGCTTTAGATGTCATAGATCTAAAGCAGGGAAAGGACTTTGGAGCCGTGTGGTACCACTGCCTCAGAAGTGTATGGATGGGAAGAAA
It includes:
- the ZEB1 gene encoding zinc finger E-box-binding homeobox 1 isoform X3, which translates into the protein MTSHKSGRDQRHVTQSGGNRKFKCTECGKAFKYKHHLKEHLRIHSGEKPYECPNCKKRFSHSGSYSSHISSKKCIGLMPVNGRSRSGLKPSQCSSPSLSASPGSPARPQIRQKIENKPLQEQLPVNQIKTEPVDYEFKPIVVTSGINCSAPLQNGVFSGGSPLQATSSPQGVVQAVVLPTVGLVSPISINLSDIQNVLKVAVDGNVIRQVLENNHANLASKDQETISSPTIQSGGHSLISAISLPLVDQDGTTKIIINYSLEQPGQLQVVPQNLKKESSAPTNSCKSEKLPEDLTVKSEKDKHFEGGADDSTCLLCEDCPGDLNALPELKHYDPKQPAPPAQPSAPEAEKSEPPAPADPGEGRLSPSQPPLKNLLSLLKAYYALNAQPSAEELSKIADSVNLPLEVVKKWFEKMQAGQISVQSSEPSSPEPGKGNVPADDGDPPGPANTDEPQDSTTPSESPSKVTKSPVLPAGSALNSSRSRTPSPSPLNLSSSRNTQGYLYTAEGAPEEPQVEPLDLSLPKQHGELLERSTITSVYQNSVYSVQEEPLNLSCAKKDPLPKDSCVTDSDPVVNVIPPSANPINIAIPTVTAQLPTIVAITDQNSVPCLRALAANKQTILIPQVAYTYSTTVSPAVQEAPAKVTQPNGNQDERQDTSSEGVSNVEDQNDSDSTPPKKKMRKTENGMYACDLCDKIFQKSSSLLRHKYEHTGKRPHECGICKKAFKHKHHLIEHMRLHSGEKPYQCDKCGKRFSHSGSYSQHMNHRYSYCKREAEERDGTEQEETGSEALTHEHADTRASPSQMDSDERESLTREEDEDSEKEEEEEEEKEIEELQEEKECGKPQEEEEEDGEEEEEEEEEDGDEEEEEGGGANTEGTRKDEEAVDQAHSVEQEITENGEQGSKEKTNEA
- the ZEB1 gene encoding zinc finger E-box-binding homeobox 1 isoform X1, translated to MADGPRCKRRKQANPRRNNVTNYNNVVETNSDSDDEDKLHIVEEESVTDAGDCDASVPEDDLPTDQTVLPESHEQEGSASSCWEDDGKEGKEILGPDAQADEAGCAVKEDECDSDAENEQNHDPNVEEFLQQEDTAVIYPEAPEEDQRQGTPEASGHDENGTPDAFSQLLTCPYCDRGYKRFTSLKEHIKYRHEKNEDNFSCSLCSYTFAYRTQLERHMTSHKSGRDQRHVTQSGGNRKFKCTECGKAFKYKHHLKEHLRIHSGEKPYECPNCKKRFSHSGSYSSHISSKKCIGLMPVNGRSRSGLKPSQCSSPSLSASPGSPARPQIRQKIENKPLQEQLPVNQIKTEPVDYEFKPIVVTSGINCSAPLQNGVFSGGSPLQATSSPQGVVQAVVLPTVGLVSPISINLSDIQNVLKVAVDGNVIRQVLENNHANLASKDQETISSPTIQSGGHSLISAISLPLVDQDGTTKIIINYSLEQPGQLQVVPQNLKKESSAPTNSCKSEKLPEDLTVKSEKDKHFEGGADDSTCLLCEDCPGDLNALPELKHYDPKQPAPPAQPSAPEAEKSEPPAPADPGEGRLSPSQPPLKNLLSLLKAYYALNAQPSAEELSKIADSVNLPLEVVKKWFEKMQAGQISVQSSEPSSPEPGKGNVPADDGDPPGPANTDEPQDSTTPSESPSKVTKSPVLPAGSALNSSRSRTPSPSPLNLSSSRNTQGYLYTAEGAPEEPQVEPLDLSLPKQHGELLERSTITSVYQNSVYSVQEEPLNLSCAKKDPLPKDSCVTDSDPVVNVIPPSANPINIAIPTVTAQLPTIVAITDQNSVPCLRALAANKQTILIPQVAYTYSTTVSPAVQEAPAKVTQPNGNQDERQDTSSEGVSNVEDQNDSDSTPPKKKMRKTENGMYACDLCDKIFQKSSSLLRHKYEHTGKRPHECGICKKAFKHKHHLIEHMRLHSGEKPYQCDKCGKRFSHSGSYSQHMNHRYSYCKREAEERDGTEQEETGSEALTHEHADTRASPSQMDSDERESLTREEDEDSEKEEEEEEEKEIEELQEEKECGKPQEEEEEDGEEEEEEEEEDGDEEEEEGGGANTEGTRKDEEAVDQAHSVEQEITENGEQGSKEKTNEA
- the ZEB1 gene encoding zinc finger E-box-binding homeobox 1 isoform X2; this encodes MADGPRCKRRKQANPRRNNVTNYNNVVETNSDSDDEDKLHIVEEESVTDAGDCDASVPEDDLPTDQTVLPESHEQEGSASSCWEDDGKEGKEILGPDAQADEAGCAGTPDAFSQLLTCPYCDRGYKRFTSLKEHIKYRHEKNEDNFSCSLCSYTFAYRTQLERHMTSHKSGRDQRHVTQSGGNRKFKCTECGKAFKYKHHLKEHLRIHSGEKPYECPNCKKRFSHSGSYSSHISSKKCIGLMPVNGRSRSGLKPSQCSSPSLSASPGSPARPQIRQKIENKPLQEQLPVNQIKTEPVDYEFKPIVVTSGINCSAPLQNGVFSGGSPLQATSSPQGVVQAVVLPTVGLVSPISINLSDIQNVLKVAVDGNVIRQVLENNHANLASKDQETISSPTIQSGGHSLISAISLPLVDQDGTTKIIINYSLEQPGQLQVVPQNLKKESSAPTNSCKSEKLPEDLTVKSEKDKHFEGGADDSTCLLCEDCPGDLNALPELKHYDPKQPAPPAQPSAPEAEKSEPPAPADPGEGRLSPSQPPLKNLLSLLKAYYALNAQPSAEELSKIADSVNLPLEVVKKWFEKMQAGQISVQSSEPSSPEPGKGNVPADDGDPPGPANTDEPQDSTTPSESPSKVTKSPVLPAGSALNSSRSRTPSPSPLNLSSSRNTQGYLYTAEGAPEEPQVEPLDLSLPKQHGELLERSTITSVYQNSVYSVQEEPLNLSCAKKDPLPKDSCVTDSDPVVNVIPPSANPINIAIPTVTAQLPTIVAITDQNSVPCLRALAANKQTILIPQVAYTYSTTVSPAVQEAPAKVTQPNGNQDERQDTSSEGVSNVEDQNDSDSTPPKKKMRKTENGMYACDLCDKIFQKSSSLLRHKYEHTGKRPHECGICKKAFKHKHHLIEHMRLHSGEKPYQCDKCGKRFSHSGSYSQHMNHRYSYCKREAEERDGTEQEETGSEALTHEHADTRASPSQMDSDERESLTREEDEDSEKEEEEEEEKEIEELQEEKECGKPQEEEEEDGEEEEEEEEEDGDEEEEEGGGANTEGTRKDEEAVDQAHSVEQEITENGEQGSKEKTNEA